The genomic stretch CTGAGGGAATATGGATTCGTCGTGGGAGACTTCTGGTATACTCATTGACTGCAAAATATTAGCCAGGCTGTCGGCAGTACATTCGATGAGAAGGAGGAAAATAATGAACTCACAACACAAGTCCCGCCCGGAATAACCCACCCGCCATAACTAAACTCCCCCTTGAACGTCCGCGGATTCCTCGCACTAAGCCCATAGCTCAACCTCACCGCCTCCAACACGACCGCCTTGAAATACGGCATTCTCTCACACGGCCCCAGCTCAATAACATCGCGGTTGGGAAACGCAGCGACCAGGTCGCGGTGCAAACGCTCGTAGATGCGTGGCGTGGCGATGACGTAGTAGGCGGCTATGGAGAGGGAGAAGGCGGTTGTTGCGACGCCGCCGCCGATGATGATTTGGGCTTCGTCGGCGAGGCGGCGGTGGCTTTTGTCGCACGCGGGGAGCTGCTGGGAGGTGAGGATTTCGTCAAAGATTGTGCGGGGGGCGTCATTAGATTTCAGCGTATCGCCCGAGAGTGTGCGGCCGATTAGGGTCCATTGGTCCTGTGGGGGTTGAGTTAGTTTGAGGAAAGGACCTCGGAAGTGtgggagaggaggaggggggCTTAGGAGAAAGGGTGGACGTGACATGTGGGCATTTCTGACACTATAATCGGATGACATGATCAAGGTTTGAATGTAGTGTATGAATATAGATATATCATCGGAATAGATTGAAAAGAAAGACCTCATACCCGCTTAAACTTGAGCACTGTCTTAGTCGCAGGCTGCAACCACTCCGTAATCCAATCCGGGATACTATTCATAATCTGCAAAACACACCCGTCAGCAAAATATCTCCCCTCCTCATCCTGAGAAATCCAATGCTAAACCAACAACCTCCTGAACTATCACCTTACCGAACATACTTACAGGCAAAATCGCTGGAAACTGTGTAGCAACATGACCCACGCCCCCAATCTTAATGAAAGCATCATGAAAAGACTCAAAATCCGGGTGCTTGAGTTGATCGTAGTTGAAGCCGAAGAAATAGTCCATGATGATGTCACCGGTTAGAGCGGGGAAGGCGTGGGTGAGATTGATGGGTTCCTTGCGGGCTTCAAAGTCTTGCATGCGCACCGAGAGGGTGTCGATGTGGCGGTAGATTATGTGGATGAAGTCAAGAATGGAGCGGCGGGAGAACCTGTGCGGTGGGTAGTTAGTGTGTATGTTGCTGGGCTTGTGTGGACAAGTGTTTGTGGGAGACATTGTTTTGATGGGTACATGAGGAGGGGTTCTCGTGGATGAGTTTGAAGTAATGGTATCTATGAGCTGGTATCCTGTGTCTCTATGAGCGAATTAAGAACCTTTTGCTGACTTACATATGGGTTACAGCTGCACGACGTCTTTTGTGATCTTGGGCATCTACAGTCGTGAGTAAACCACCACTACATCCAAAACGCTTGTCCCAGCCTTCCTTGTCAAGGTGCACATTTTTGGGATATACTTGTTCAAAGAAGCGCGAGTCGCGAATGTGTAGCTCATTGGGTGTAACCCTGATGATTGGACCTTGCACATGCCATGTCAGCAAAGCGAGGAAACGAGTCTTTGAAACTGGGATTTAGCTACCATATTTATCATGCAGTTTGGAGATTTGAGGCGAGTACCGTCCTTTCAAAACTATCTCATAGTAGGCCTCGTACCAGCTTGTCACTGCTGCAAGCATGGGACCCGGAAACGCCGCTAGTGGATGGAAGTACAGGCGATAGATATAAAGGCCAAATACGTAGACGATAAACGACACCGCACAGAGGAGCGGTAGCGTGGGCATTGGTGCTGTAATAACCTAGTCGAAGTTTGACTAGGAGACCAGGGTTAAGTAGCCAGGACGTCGGAACGTGTGTCAAGAAAAAGAGGATTGGTCAGGGGAAGTAGTTCTCTTTAGAGTGTATTCAACTTCGGCCGTGCACCAAGGCCCAACTGCTGCAGGGACCAGACCCGTCAGTGAGTGGCTACAGGTGAGTTACTTGTTACTTGGTTCATTGGAGGCGGGGTGAGTGACGGCACAACGCAGGCAAACATGCAGCTCGACGGCGTGCTGCCACATTCAGTACGAACAGCATACTACGGCCAAAGTGAAGGAAAGCCAATGCTTGTGGGAGCAGCTTTCCGAATATGTGACCCAATTAGTCTCCCCACCTCGTGTTTCCCCGCGTAGTTCTCTTCACTGCCAAGGTTTCTACGTGTTCAAGCCCGTGAATAGAGCCGGGTTCTGCTTACCTTGTTGAAGCGAAGGCACATCATGCTGTTTTGATCGACTATCGCGTTGGTATTCTAACCGTCTTACGTTAGTCTTTCGGTTTGCTAGGAACATAGGGCCGACGCGGTATGTCAATCAGTAGGATTGCGGCAATCATTTCTCTCTTTAGCAAGCCACATGTTATGTCTGGTATCGCCCACTTTTCGCCCTTGGCCTGTCGGGAGCGGTCCGATACGGAGTGTTACAAGCCTAGCGTGTTAGTATCCGACGTCTTCCTAGTGAGGCTACGCTTCTGCATGCATGCTCGAAGGCTGTACTGCAGGACTGCGCGTAGAATTCCGTCACGTGGCGTTGACACCACACATCTCGTCAAGGCTCACCACATGATGAATACGCCGCTGTCCGGCGGTATTCCAAGGGTCAGTTTCAAACTGATTTACGTGTGGTGTGATGCAAAGGCAAGCCGACCAATCCGTCATGCTATCCTCCGGGTGTGGTGATAAGCGTCGGGATGCGCATCCAGCCAGAATTAGTTCTATACCACGAGGCGGACGAACGGGCGGCTCGACGGCGCGTGGCCACCTATGACAAGGAACGGCGATATGGCTAAAGAGTGGAGAGTGATGTATGTACCTATTCCGGGACAGGCGCTCCCACATATCGCTAGTCGCCAAAGCACGGCTGTTGAGCGAGGGGAAGGAGCCGTCATTTAGCACCTCGCCGCACGGCATGCCACGACAGACGGGAATTGCTTCGGGAATCGTATAAGGCGACACACACCCCGCGAGGCCCTGCGTCCCATCTGACTTGGCCTTGCCACTCCCACCACGACAGTTAGTAGAGGCTCCACGACATGTCGGCGGCCGCCCCCGCCCACACGAGCGTATCGCATCCGCCAgccaacaacgacaacgaggagaaCGTTGAGAATACCGGAAACGATGAAAACAATGAGGACAGCAATGATAATAATGCCAGTGGGAACCTTCAATCTGTTTTACACCTAGACGTCGATACCGCAAGCAACAGCGACAGCGACTCGGCATTCGGCGGCAACTCCACGGCATCTACATCCCTCGCTTCGACAATCCTAAACTACGAATATATAAACGGCCGCCGCTACCACGGTTACCGCTCGGGCTCTTATATCCTGCCCAATGACGAGCAGGAACAGGATCGTCTCGACTTGCTGCACCACATATTTCTGCTCATTCTCGGGGGAAAGCTCTACGATGCGCCTATTCCCCATTCTCCCCAGCGCGTGCTCGACATCGGCACCGGAACTGGCATTTGGGCCATTGACTTTGCAGACGAGCACCCCGGCGCTGAAGTCATAGGAACAGACCTAAGTCCCATACAGCCGACATGGGTGCCGCCGAATGTCAAATTCTATATTGACGACGCAGAGTCCGAGTGGGTTTACAGCCCAGACGAGGCATTTGACTTTATCCACTGCCGTACCCTGTCTGGCGGAATTTCAGACTGGGACAAGCTGGTTCAGCAGACATTTACCCATACCAAGCCCGGAGGCTGGGTCGAGTTCCAGGAGCCGCTTGCCTTGTGTGAGAGTGATGATGGCACCCTAGAGACGGCAAAGGATATGGTGCACTGGCAGATACTGTGTCATGAAGCTGCTGAGACCTGGGGGAGAGACATTCGCGTGGGACATGCGCTGAAGCAGAAGATGCTTGATGCGGGTTTTGTCGACGTGAATGAGAAAGTTGTCAAGATTCCTCTCGGGCCGTGGCCAAAGGACGCCCGTATGAAGGAAATCGGCAGGTACCAGCGTGAACACATGGCCATGGGCATAGAACCGTATACCCTCGGCCTCATGGGCAAGGTCATGGGCTGGAGTGAAGCAGAGTGCCGTGTGCTGATTGCCAAAGTTGTTGCTGACATTCGGAGAAGGGATGTGCATTTGTACATTAGGTTCTACTTTGTGCACGGAAGAAAGCCAGGCGCGTGATGAAAATCAAGAACAAACAAAGTGCATGTTCACATTCGTCTCTTGACTCTTGTAAGAGCTCGTTCGACTACGTTTCTACCGAGCTGTGGTATGCTTTGTACACCGCCACCACCGCCTTCTCTGCCGTCGCCCCAATCGCCTGCTGCTTGTATATCATTGTCCTCTTCATTCCCAGCAACGGGCACGACCCTAACTTCGTACTGCCTCGGCGGATCTCTCAGACCTGGCCATATATCCAGCGGTAGGAAGTCTCCTTGAGCCAAAGTAAACTGCTCCCTTGCGCGCTCGTCTTCGAGATGTAACCTGTCCAGTTCTCTCTGCGCTTCTTCGGCCTTGCGCTTCGCCTTCTCATGTCGTCGACGCCGAGAGGCTATTTCGACGAGCAGCTCGGCGTATGCAAGGTCGAAGCGCTCGTAAAATTCGCGCTGGTTCTCCCACTCGTCAATGCCGTTTAGGAGGCTAGGGCGCGTGTCGTGGAGCCATGAGGTATGAAAAGAACGTGATGCGGCAATGTAGGTTTTGACCTGAACAGTCATGTGCGATATGATGTCAAGTGCCCTGGAGAGAGCCGATGCTTCGCTCCGCAAGTGGTTGACATGGTTCTCAATCTGGCTCAAGAGAAAGGTCATTTCTGAGCCTCGTTCTTGTATTTCATTCACGACGTGATCGACTTCGCGCGCATCTTTTTGCACAACATGAAGCATATCGCGTCGTTCTTGCTCGCTCATGGGTTCAGGGGGTACAGCACCATGATCGGCCGAGTGAACTGGCGCGTCACCTGTGGCCTGGGTAGCAGCAGCAGATCCTCCTTCGGTGTGTCGCAACGCTGTTATACACAGATCGTAGTGTTGGACGAGTGATTGGAAGGCCTGAGCAGCCTCTTTGGCATGTCCCTCGAGATGACGGTACAGGCTCGGTATGGGGCTCGGATTCGATGTCGTCGCAGGAGTCATGGGTACGTTCGTGATGGACGAGTGGAGATTGTCCAGCCATGTGTCAAAGGCGTCAGAACTGTCATCTAGCGCTGCATGAGCGTGGTTGTAACGGTCGATGCAAGCGCGCAGTGTAGCCTGCAGGTTAGAGACGGTAGCGCTGTCAATGAAGTCGTAAAGGTGTTTCTGCGGGGTACCGTGAGGCTGCAGTACGGCTTCGATGGGCGTTTCCCGCAGTACAGCGAGGGTCGAGTTGAGGCCAGCGAAAGCTGTATCAACATCGTGGAGGAGTTGCTTGAAGTCGGCCTGGACCTGCACTTCTACCACGTCGACGCCGCGACGAACAGCTTCCAGCGCATCCACCTGCTGCTCGACCAGGTTGCGCGTGGCTGTATTCTTAGCAGCGAGGACTGCATTCTCCTCGAGCAGCTCGCGTGCTGTGTTGACGATATCGGTTGCACGCCATAGTACCGTCTGGGTGTTGAGAGAGCGTTTGGCGGCGACAAAGTGCTTGACGAGGTGTTCGAGCGTCAGAGAGTCATTGTTCTCAAGAGAGGCAGTACTGCTTGCTGAAGATAGCGGAGATTCTCTGTCGGAGAACATGGCTAGCTTCAGCTTCAGCGATGCAAGCGCATTCCGGCGATACGGCCCATGAATGAAGCAAGATGGGCGGAGCGAGATGAGATGGAAGCTTGAGCAAGACAAGGCGTGGTCCTACCAGCATCAAGGTACATAGTTGGGTACCTGCATAGTTTACGGGACCGCGGTGACCTCAGCCCCACGTGACTTGTCGGGAGGCACTAGCGCGGCACTAGCGCGGCACTAGCGTAGGCCAGAGCCCAGGGTCCACCTGGGCAATTGCGGAGAAGCATGGGCGCATTGCGTGCTCGGAAGATGCTTCTTCGACTCGGGATTGCGACACCCACGGCGATACACATGCATTGCGTCTCCTGAGGTTTCTCAGTTGCCAATATGGCGTCATATAACTCCACGCCCGCTCAAAAAAGAAGACGTCTCTCATGGCGCACCCAAGTTCCTGCCACTCACGCCGCCCTGATGCATGGACACGACCACGACCACGATCACGACCACGAGATTGACCACGATCACGACAAGTCGAAAAAGATGGAGAAGATGATCACGCCATATCTGGCGCAACACATTCCTCACCAGTACAACCCTCTCGGCGCCACCGGCGACGGCCAAAACGAGCGTCCGCCCACTGCAAATACAAAGTTCTGTTATCGCCATCGTCCCGATCTACTCTGTCGACGGCAAGCAGACGAGCCCTCGATGGAACAGTTACAAGAAGTGCGTGTCCTTGTCCTTCTTTCCCTGCCATTTTGCCATGGCGCATACTGACGGCAGTAGGAACTTGGCAGGGAATCCCAAGAAGACCAACAGAGTATCGCAAACGTCTGGTCACTCTTCTCTGCGGCCCCGTCTCGTCACCGTAATCTCATGCTGCAAGGCATACTCGCACAATGCTGTTTTCCACAGCTCTCCTTCATCTCCTCGTCTGTCCGGAATCTTATCAAAATCGACTTTCTCGGCGCACTGCCCACTGAACTGGGCTTCAAGATCCTATGCTACCTGGACACAACCTCGTTATGCAAAGCTTCTCAAGTCAATCGACGTTGGCGCCAACTGGCCGACGATGATGTAGTTTGGCACAAGATGTGTGAACAGCATATTGACAGGAAATGCACAAAGTGCGGCTGGGGACTGCCGCTCCTAGACCAACGTCGGTTACGGCTTGAAAAGAGACGGATTCAATTGCGTGCATCTGGGAGAGGGCTCAACGAGGCGTCGCCGAACATTGCGCCACAGCCGGATACCTCGACGCCATATTCTATGCTCGCTCGCCGCCTCTCGGATGTTTCCGACTCAGCTACTGGCTCCAAACGCCCCATGCCTGAAGACTTGTCTTTACCAGAAGCATCGAGTAAGCGACCGTGTACAGGTGTCGAAATACCCAGGAAGCGGCCATGGAAAGACGTTTACAAAGATCGCTACAAGGTCGGCAGCAACTGGAAGTACGGGCGATACTCGACACGGACATTTAGAGGCCACGGCAATGGCGTCATGTGTCTTCAGTTTGACGACGAGGTCCTCATCACCGGTTCCTATGACGCTACAGTTAAAGTGTGGGACATCAATACTGGACAGGAGATACGGACACTCACTGGCCACACCAAGGGCATTCGATGTCTGCAATTCGAAGACAGCAAGCTCTGGACCGGAAGCTTGGACGGCACCATCAAGATTTGGAACTGGCGGACAGGTACGCTCATGCAAACCCTGCATAGCCACAGACAAGGCCAAGGGGTCATTGGGCTCCACTATGCAGGCAAGATTCTAGCATCTGCATCTTCCGACAACACCATTCAAGTGCACAACTTTAAGCAGAGGACACGCCTCCCTCTAGAAGGCCACGCCGACTGGGTCAACGCTGTAAAGATTGATGTGCCCTCGCGAACCCTTTTTTCGGCATCAGACGACATGACGGTCAAACTTTGGGACTTGGATACGATGAAGTGTATCAAGACGTACGAGGGCCACGTAGGCCAAGTACAGCAAGTCCTCCCCCTTCCCCAAGCCTTCGAAATTGACGAAGACGACTTTGTTGCCAATGCCAACAACGACACTTCCGACACAGCCTCAATGGCGTCCGACACAACCCAGTCCTTCGCCCAACCACAATCTTCCTCGTCTCATACCAACTATGATAGCGAAGAGTCTTCATTCTTCCCTGACGACCCGTCTCGTCCCTCTCCACCATCATATATGCTTACCGGCTCGCTCGACGGCACAATACGTCTTTGGCATGTGCCTTCTGGGCGCTGCGTACACCGTTTCTTCGGACACGTTGAAGGCATCTGGTCTTTGGCAGCAGACTCGCTGAGATTAGTCAGTGGGGCTGAGGACAAGACAATCAAGATCTGGGATCCGAGGACGGGTAAGCATGAAAGAACGCTTACGGGACACACCGGGCCGGTTACCTGTGTGGGCTTGAGTGACGAGAGAGTGGTTAGTGGAAGTGAAGACGGAACAGTTAGAGTACATTGTTTCGTCGGAGATAGAGACTGATGTCGAGAGACATGCTGAGTGCATGAAGTATTGTTGTTCACCTAGCGTTTGCTATATTGCAGGGAGTCTGGATCAAATGTGCTTTAGATTTATTTCGGGATATGGCGTCAGAATACCTGGAACTGCTGCTGCCCTCATCCAGTTGGCGTTTGATAGATACCCAATAGCGGCACAAATGCTTACATGTCGTGCTAGTTCGCTTTTGACACATGTGGTGATGTGCATGACTTGAAGCCCGCACCTACCACTCCAAGCTCAAGCTATCTGCCCAGGTACCCTTCTTCTCCACCTTGTGCACACTCTCCACATTACCACTGCCCAGATCGGCTCCGTAGAGATGCGCAAAGCATCCTCGTCCTACATACTCCCACTTGACCTCGGCCTTGTTATCGGCAACAACCTCGCCATTGCCGTCTGTACCCGCCGCCAGCACATGGTACTTGATCTTCAGCAGCCACAGCTCTGAGGCGTCGCCGAAGAATTTGTCGGCAGTACCGGGAACTTGTTCCGCCGTTGATAGGTGGATGTAGCCATCGTTGCGGTCGAGAGACGAGAGTGGCAGGCGCTCAGGCAGAGGTGATGGCGGGGCGGAAGGGAGAATCTTGTAGAGCTTGGTTGGAAGGGGCGAGGGTGCTGGCATGGTGACGTTGGACAGGCTGTACTGTACAGTTGGCAGTTATCTGGCATCCGGCAACAGTATCCAGTAGTTCAATAGGACAGACGGCAAGCGGTGAGACACAAAACCCAACGTCCAATGTCGAGTGAAAGCATCGGGCTCGTGATTGGGCTGCAGCAGATTACGTCAGACACGCGGTCGACCACCGACAAGCTGAGGCTGCCTTTGGAGCGCCACAAAAGCCAGGCTGTGAGAAGCAGAGCGAATATGATTGATTCACATATCCGGCCTCCTTCAATCCAACGTGAGCATTGCGACAGTGCTTCCACGGACAACCTTGCTCAACGGTACACGCGCGTCATCGCGTCCGCATCTACCTCTCCGGTGCGACCACAAAGAGCCACGTGAGGCACGATACACTCTCAAGACCCCTTCCGTCCCCATGTGCCCACGGTAGCTACCAGCTGCGTACCCCACAAACTGCTGAGATGCTCTTGCTACCAAGAACACCCGTCTCCCTCTTCCACCACTTCACAAACCATGGCTGTCATGCCCTTCGCACACGATGAGATGCGCCGCGCTTTTGCCGACCAAGGGACTGCCCGTACATTTCGCTGCTTGCAAACCTCAACCACTACGCCCACTGATTTCCGAGTGACGTTGAAATATCTCAACAAAGGTGCCGCAAACGTCATCTTCCAAATCCACGCCTGGCAACATGCTTCTTCCGCAACCTCCTTTCTGTTCGCCGAGTTACGACAGGAGGACGACCCGTCTCAGATGGCCACACCGCTTCATCGTCAGCACTTTATGCACCGCGTCGTCCGCGTTCCGAGAGGTGGCGCCAAGCACCTGACCTCGACTGAAATCATCCACGGCTTTGAGCACGCCATTCGTCCGCTTTTTCTCCCAGGCACTTATGAGACCGTTGGCAACCTAAATGTACCGTCAACTAGCACAGTCCAGCTTACCCAGGATCTGACCAAGCATCTGATGTACCATGAGGGTGTGTTGTTGCTACCAGAAGTAATGCAGCACCTGTACAACAGCGCGGAAACCGGAACTTTTACCAGCACAAAGCCCCGTACACTATGGGGGATTCTGTTACCAGACATGTCACCCATCCCGGGACAGTCGATAACGCTCGAAGTAAAGCCCAAATGGCTCGCCCAATCACCCAATGCACCTTCAAAAGCGCTACGCTGCCGCACATGTGCAATGCAAGTTTCGGTCCCCAAGAACAGGGATGCGTACGTCTGCCCACTCCAGCTGCTTCACGGGAACGCAGCTATACTCCGTCCATGGGCACGCACAACCATTGCACGCCAATTCCCTGCCAGCGACCGTAACCCGTCCTCTCAAACCGTGCTTGCAGCCATGACTGAAGGTCTCCTGTCCTATTTGACAGCCGGTGAAGGCTCCACTCTACTAAGACATCTATTGAAATTGCAAAGTACACTCGACCCCTTCGGTGTGCTTTGCCGGCCACGCGATAGTTTCCAGGGCGCTGCGCTATTCGAACATAACCTTCGTTTGGCAATGACGCTCAGGGACTGTTCGCTCTTCATCAAGATGTCGTACTCCCCAAAAGGACTTGTTAGTATCGAGTCGAAACTCGGGGATCTTGATTTCAAATCTGCGGTGAAGATGGTGGATTGGTCGGAGAAGGAGAGACAGTTACTGGACGAGGGATCTTATGTTGTTAAGGAGGGCCCGAGATGTTGGTTTCAGACACAGAGGTAACCACTGCAAGAAGCTCTTTTTGTTCTGTTGTGGGCGGTCAATCATGATTTTGGATATGTTATATCAGTTTAACGTTTGATGGTGCACGATGAATCGTTTGTATTATAGTAATAGTAATATTGTTGTAAATCCGGTCGAGGCTACACTGCTGTACGTTATCGGCTGATGTGTACATACAACTACTTGCAAGTAAAGCTGGGCAGTATATGGTGAAGGGCTGACTTTGGAAAAAGGAGCGAGACAAGTAATAGAGTTAACAAAACACACAGAAAGCACGATAGATCACGTATATAGCATTTTGACGATGCCTCGCTATTTCAACCGTAAAGCCTCTTCTtcgagtcgacaagacaAGAAAAGACTCCACCGTCAGCTTTCTATCTCATTGCCATCCATTTCCAAAATTACACTAGATCACCTAATGCATCTCCACCAACACTACGCCACCAGCAAGCTAGAACTCGCAAGCAAACGCGCGGTGAAAGAACACACCCTGACAGTAAATAGGGCCATCCATAAACTGTCCGTCCTTCGCACAGCTAGAAGCGTAATCATCACATTGGACCAAGCCAGCATCGTTACCGCCTGTAGTCACCCACTTGCAGTTTGTACGGCCGTCCCAGGGGTCCATGTCGAGTGACATCTGTGTACATCGTTAGTCAGATCCCATCGAACCTGCACTCGCACACACTATACATATGCCAAGGGAAGTACTTACAGCCGGAGGACCAGGAGGTTGCTTGATAGTGTCCTTTGGGTAGTGAATACTAGGCGACATGGAAACAGCTTCGAATGGCTTCGGATACGTAGGACAAGGGCTCACAGGGATCTTGGCCGGGCCTTGGAAGAGTATCCAGTTATAGTCACGATCGTTGGCGAGGGAGAGCAGAATCTGGACTGAGTGCTTGGCGCTCTCTGGTTCGGGCTAGTAAGAATTAGCTGCTGTCGTCGTTGTCACGTGTGGCGACTTACGTTGTTGGGCTTGTCGGACGTAGAGATGTCGCCGGAATCGTCATCGGGGACTTCGGTGCACATGAGGCGGATGGGCTTGGCGGCGGATGTGGAGACGAAGATGAGGGCGGTGGCCatgagggcgaggaggagGGTGGACCATTTGGCCATGGTGAGGGTGGTGGCCTGGATGCGTTACAGACTGTGGGTGTGGTGGTGACCTAAGCAAATTGGTTTGGATACGAGAGTGCGGAAAGGTTGGAGCGCAAGGTATATATCAAATGAGAGAGACTGCTTGTGGGGCTGCCTAGCTGAAAGCGGAGACGGTGGCTGTGTTTAGGGAAAGAGGGACGCCTACCGTTTTGGGAAATCAAGTGAAGACCTGGCGATGTTTGTTGATTGGTAATTTAGCAGTTTGTTTACATGTACGTCATCAAGGGCAAAGCGGGGGAGAGGCAGAGGTGAGATCTCTCACATGTCACTACGTCGACTTGATTTATTGTCAATGTGACTACATACAGCTGTGAGAACCTTGTTCGCTACGCCCTCAAAGTCCTTCACACACTCTCAAGTCTGAGCAGGGAAGATGTTGCTCATGCCAACTAGAAGTTGCAAAACCAAGCGCGACTATATCTGGGCCACCCTCCCACAGGGCACCGAACATATTCTGCATAGGCCGGATCCGTCTTACAATCGATGATGTAATCGTTGCCGCACCGGAACTGGTCTGGGTCACTACCAGTGGCGTGATAGAAACAGTTGTCGTGGTTGCTGTACTTGATCCTGACATCGAACTGTTCAAGCGCGATTAGTTGACAATCATGAAGTGCAGTATAGAACTTGGGCCTTGACGTACCGGCAACGCTCGACCTTCCTCGTCATATCTCGCAGGCCAAATAGGCTGGCGCATGACGTCGAATAGCGCGCCAAAACCATCGCCTTGGTAGACTTGCTCAAAGCGGTTGTCGCCACATGGGTTCACGCGAACGCCGCTAGGTCCTGGGAAGATGACCCACTTGTAGCTTTGGATTGGAGAGGACCGCAATAGGTGAATTTGAAGGGAGTAGGGGTATACATCCCATGCCTTGAATAGATTTAGTATCGAATGTTAGAATGTCATTGCTTGAACTTACTGAGACGATGGTGCTGTTGACTGATTGTTCGACAGGTGCGGCAGAACCGAAGCTGACGCA from Pyrenophora tritici-repentis strain M4 chromosome 1, whole genome shotgun sequence encodes the following:
- a CDS encoding CypX, Cytochrome P450; translation: MLAAVTSWYEAYYEIVLKGRYSPQISKLHDKYGPIIRVTPNELHIRDSRFFEQVYPKNVHLDKEGWDKRFGCSGGLLTTVDAQDHKRRRAAVTHMFSRRSILDFIHIIYRHIDTLSVRMQDFEARKEPINLTHAFPALTGDIIMDYFFGFNYDQLKHPDFESFHDAFIKIGGVGHVATQFPAILPIMNSIPDWITEWLQPATKTVLKFKRDQWTLIGRTLSGDTLKSNDAPRTIFDEILTSQQLPACDKSHRRLADEAQIIIGGGVATTAFSLSIAAYYVIATPRIYERLHRDLVAAFPNRDVIELGPCERMPYFKAVVLEAVRLSYGLSARNPRTFKGEFSYGGWVIPGGTCVSMSIPEVSHDESIFPQSLEFLPERWLDDSKTEDGIPLERFMVSFGRGTRSCMGINLAYVEMYLTLAMMFRRYRFELHETTVEDVRVGHDFFIPVTRLDSKGVRAFMQRTED
- a CDS encoding methyltransferase — its product is MSAAAPAHTSVSHPPANNDNEENVENTGNDENNEDSNDNNASGNLQSVLHLDVDTASNSDSDSAFGGNSTASTSLASTILNYEYINGRRYHGYRSGSYILPNDEQEQDRLDLLHHIFLLILGGKLYDAPIPHSPQRVLDIGTGTGIWAIDFADEHPGAEVIGTDLSPIQPTWVPPNVKFYIDDAESEWVYSPDEAFDFIHCRTLSGGISDWDKLVQQTFTHTKPGGWVEFQEPLALCESDDGTLETAKDMVHWQILCHEAAETWGRDIRVGHALKQKMLDAGFVDVNEKVVKIPLGPWPKDARMKEIGRYQREHMAMGIEPYTLGLMGKVMGWSEAECRVLIAKVVADIRRRDVHLYIRFYFVHGRKPGA
- a CDS encoding APG17 domain containing protein encodes the protein MFSDRESPLSSASSTASLENNDSLTLEHLVKHFVAAKRSLNTQTVLWRATDIVNTARELLEENAVLAAKNTATRNLVEQQVDALEAVRRGVDVVEVQVQADFKQLLHDVDTAFAGLNSTLAVLRETPIEAVLQPHGTPQKHLYDFIDSATVSNLQATLRACIDRYNHAHAALDDSSDAFDTWLDNLHSSITNVPMTPATTSNPSPIPSLYRHLEGHAKEAAQAFQSLVQHYDLCITALRHTEGGSAAATQATGDAPVHSADHGAVPPEPMSEQERRDMLHVVQKDAREVDHVVNEIQERGSEMTFLLSQIENHVNHLRSEASALSRALDIISHMTVQVKTYIAASRSFHTSWLHDTRPSLLNGIDEWENQREFYERFDLAYAELLVEIASRRRRHEKAKRKAEEAQRELDRLHLEDERAREQFTLAQGDFLPLDIWPGLRDPPRQYEVRVVPVAGNEEDNDIQAAGDWGDGREGGGGGVQSIPQLGRNVVERALTRVKRRM
- a CDS encoding WD40 repeat protein, producing MEKMITPYLAQHIPHQYNPLGATGDGQNERPPTANTKFCYRHRPDLLCRRQADEPSMEQLQEELGRESQEDQQSIANVWSLFSAAPSRHRNLMLQGILAQCCFPQLSFISSSVRNLIKIDFLGALPTELGFKILCYLDTTSLCKASQVNRRWRQLADDDVVWHKMCEQHIDRKCTKCGWGLPLLDQRRLRLEKRRIQLRASGRGLNEASPNIAPQPDTSTPYSMLARRLSDVSDSATGSKRPMPEDLSLPEASSKRPCTGVEIPRKRPWKDVYKDRYKVGSNWKYGRYSTRTFRGHGNGVMCLQFDDEVLITGSYDATVKVWDINTGQEIRTLTGHTKGIRCLQFEDSKLWTGSLDGTIKIWNWRTGTLMQTLHSHRQGQGVIGLHYAGKILASASSDNTIQVHNFKQRTRLPLEGHADWVNAVKIDVPSRTLFSASDDMTVKLWDLDTMKCIKTYEGHVGQVQQVLPLPQAFEIDEDDFVANANNDTSDTASMASDTTQSFAQPQSSSSHTNYDSEESSFFPDDPSRPSPPSYMLTGSLDGTIRLWHVPSGRCVHRFFGHVEGIWSLAADSLRLVSGAEDKTIKIWDPRTGKHERTLTGHTGPVTCVGLSDERVVSGSEDGTVRVHCFVGDRD
- a CDS encoding Ins-P5-2-kin domain containing protein codes for the protein MAVMPFAHDEMRRAFADQGTARTFRCLQTSTTTPTDFRVTLKYLNKGAANVIFQIHAWQHASSATSFLFAELRQEDDPSQMATPLHRQHFMHRVVRVPRGGAKHLTSTEIIHGFEHAIRPLFLPGTYETVGNLNVPSTSTVQLTQDLTKHLMYHEGVLLLPEVMQHLYNSAETGTFTSTKPRTLWGILLPDMSPIPGQSITLEVKPKWLAQSPNAPSKALRCRTCAMQVSVPKNRDAYVCPLQLLHGNAAILRPWARTTIARQFPASDRNPSSQTVLAAMTEGLLSYLTAGEGSTLLRHLLKLQSTLDPFGVLCRPRDSFQGAALFEHNLRLAMTLRDCSLFIKMSYSPKGLVSIESKLGDLDFKSAVKMVDWSEKERQLLDEGSYVVKEGPRCWFQTQR
- a CDS encoding Atrophin-1 multi-domain protein → MAKWSTLLLALMATALIFVSTSAAKPIRLMCTEVPDDDSGDISTSDKPNNPEPESAKHSVQILLSLANDRDYNWILFQGPAKIPVSPCPTYPKPFEAVSMSPSIHYPKDTIKQPPGPPAMSLDMDPWDGRTNCKWVTTGGNDAGLVQCDDYASSCAKDGQFMDGPIYCQGVFFHRAFACEF